The sequence AGCTGGGATTCGTACTTCATGAAACTTGCCTACCAGGTGAGGGAGAGGTCGAGTTGTCATCACAGAAAGGTCGGAGCCTTGATCGTAAGAGAAAATCGAATTCTTGCTACGGGCTATAATCAGCCGCCTTCTGGATTTCCTCATTGCGATGAGACAGAGTGTATCAGAGATGCTCTTAAAATTCCTTCGGGTCAGAACCAGGAGATCTGCTACGCTGCTCACGCAGAGCAGAATGCCCTATCTCAAGCTGCGAAGTTTGGAATTTCGACAAACGGGTCGACAATCTATGTAACGCACCGTCCCTGTTCCATCTGCGCCAGACTGATAATAAATGCTGGCATAAAGCGGGTCGTCTTCTCTGAAGGCTATCCCGATCCACTTACTGAGTTCATGTTCGATAAGACAGGTGTCGTCATGACGCATTTTACAGAGTGAATGGGAGGAAATCATGGCTATTGCAAGGCTAACTAAGTATCTTAGACAAGACAGGATGCCTCATGTTTGGTGTCCCGGCTGCGGGAACGGTGTTATTATGAAGGCCTTCATTGACGCGGTCGACAAGGACGCCCTTGATCCCGACAGAGTCGCCGTAATATCCGGCATTGGATGCTCTTCCAGAGTTACAGGATACCTTAACTTCAACACCATGCACACCCTTCATGGAAGGGCCATAGCGTTCGCTACCGGCGTCAAACTGGCACGGCCGGAATTCAACGTTGTGGTTATGGGGGGAGACGGAGACATGATGGCAATTGGAGGAAATCACTTCATCCATGCTTGCAGGAGAAACATGGATCTTACCGTGATAGTTTTCAACAACAATATTTATGGAATGACCGGCGGACAGTATTCGCCGACAACACCTCATGAAAAGATAGCTTCGACTTCTCCATACGGAAATGTTGAGAACTCGTTTGACATAGTGAATCTCGCAGTCTCTTCCGGCGCAACTTATGTAGCAAGGACGACGGTATTTCATTATGCCCAGATGGTTCAGTTCATTCAGAAGGCCTTGAATCACAAAGGTATGGGAGTGGTGGAGATAATGACCAACTGTCACACATACTACGGAAGATACAACTCAATGTCCAGACCGGAAGATCTGCTTACACATTTCAAGAAGAACACTGTGCAGATCAAGAAAGCAAAAACGATGTCTCCCGAGGAATTATCGGACAAGATAGTTGCTGGCGAGTTTGTAAATACAGATGCTGAAACTTACAGCGATAGGTACAGAATCATGAGCGAACGGTTGGCCGCTGCTGAGAGGGGTGACGAATAATGAAACACGCGTTTTCAGAGCCTCATTCAGTAAGGATTTCCGGCATCGGTGGTCAGGGTAATGTCTTGATGGGCATAATTCTCGCCGAAGCCCTCCTCATACAGGGAAGCTGGGTTGTTCAGACGCAATCATTCGGAGCGCAGGTAAGAGGCGGGGTCTCTTATTGTGATGTCCTTTTCAACAGCGAGCCAATAGACTACCCAAAAGCCCATTCCTTTGAACTGATCTACTCCATGCATCAGACTGCGGTCAATGCTCACGTTCCGCTTATTCATATGAACGGTGTCCTAATAATAGACTCTACCCTTGTGAAATCTATTCCGAAAGAAGGAATAAGAATGACGAGAAAGATTATTTCCAAGCCGGTAACGGAACTCACAGAGAATAAGTTTTCAAGCACGCTTCCAGCCAATATGGTGGGATTGGGACTAATTGCCAGAGCAGGCAATTTTGTCACTACCCAGTCACTTAAGGAAGCAATGGTCAAACATATTAAGGCGAAGTACGTTGAGATGAACTCCCAGGCGATTGATTTCGGTTACTCACTAATTGAGAAGTCTTACAATATTAGAAGAGAAAGAATCGATTCTGTCGGCCGGGGATTTGAATGAGGAAGTTTGTCAGAAGTCTTGGCAACGCCACAAATGGAATAAAACACCTCTTGAAGGAGCGGAACTTCAGAATTCAGCTCGTGTTCGGAGCAGTAATTCTAACTCTGGGCGCTCTGCTCAGACTAGATAAGAATGATTATTATTGGCTTCTTTTCTGTACGTTTATGGTATTACTTCTCGAAGGAATTAACACTTTGGTGGAGAAGATTGCCGACATTCTGCGTCCTTACTATGATGAAAGGGTTCGTGTGCTGAAGGATACAGCAGCCTCAGTGGTACTTATGGGGACCGCAATATCTATACTCATTGGATTATCCATTATTTTACAATCAATTTTTGGTTTGCATTTTGCCGTTGGACTGC is a genomic window of Mesotoga infera containing:
- a CDS encoding dCMP deaminase family protein, translated to MSVEELSDFLGHFSIHESANHTKSWDSYFMKLAYQVRERSSCHHRKVGALIVRENRILATGYNQPPSGFPHCDETECIRDALKIPSGQNQEICYAAHAEQNALSQAAKFGISTNGSTIYVTHRPCSICARLIINAGIKRVVFSEGYPDPLTEFMFDKTGVVMTHFTE
- a CDS encoding 2-oxoacid:ferredoxin oxidoreductase subunit beta, with the translated sequence MAIARLTKYLRQDRMPHVWCPGCGNGVIMKAFIDAVDKDALDPDRVAVISGIGCSSRVTGYLNFNTMHTLHGRAIAFATGVKLARPEFNVVVMGGDGDMMAIGGNHFIHACRRNMDLTVIVFNNNIYGMTGGQYSPTTPHEKIASTSPYGNVENSFDIVNLAVSSGATYVARTTVFHYAQMVQFIQKALNHKGMGVVEIMTNCHTYYGRYNSMSRPEDLLTHFKKNTVQIKKAKTMSPEELSDKIVAGEFVNTDAETYSDRYRIMSERLAAAERGDE
- a CDS encoding pyruvate ferredoxin oxidoreductase, with translation MKHAFSEPHSVRISGIGGQGNVLMGIILAEALLIQGSWVVQTQSFGAQVRGGVSYCDVLFNSEPIDYPKAHSFELIYSMHQTAVNAHVPLIHMNGVLIIDSTLVKSIPKEGIRMTRKIISKPVTELTENKFSSTLPANMVGLGLIARAGNFVTTQSLKEAMVKHIKAKYVEMNSQAIDFGYSLIEKSYNIRRERIDSVGRGFE
- a CDS encoding diacylglycerol kinase family protein, with protein sequence MRKFVRSLGNATNGIKHLLKERNFRIQLVFGAVILTLGALLRLDKNDYYWLLFCTFMVLLLEGINTLVEKIADILRPYYDERVRVLKDTAASVVLMGTAISILIGLSIILQSIFGLHFAVGLLFGIMILVIFFFLGLFGGGRE